In one Neobacillus sp. CF12 genomic region, the following are encoded:
- a CDS encoding superoxide dismutase — translation MNRFSQYVHELFEWNEEMKRFLETEDVKDNLELWDQLDHFTELIENTGQSLSDNDMLSLQSKAEEIHEQMENYFSRKQGVGNIWVEKKSIPPGGHTLPELPYAYNALEPYISEEIMRLHHDKHHRSYVEGLNKAELNLKKARDNNDFALIKHWSRELAFHGSGHYLHTIFWKNMIPKGGGSPQGLLKREIENYFGSFDKFKKQFSEAAKQVEGVGWAILVWSPRARHLEILQSERHMLLTQWDTIPLLVLDVWEHAYYLQYKNNRGGYVDNWWNLVNWNDVEMRFDKASEIKWPAF, via the coding sequence ATGAATCGTTTTAGTCAGTATGTACATGAGTTATTCGAATGGAATGAGGAAATGAAGCGATTTTTAGAAACGGAAGATGTCAAAGATAACTTAGAGTTATGGGATCAACTTGATCATTTTACGGAATTGATAGAAAATACAGGTCAATCATTATCAGATAATGACATGCTAAGTCTTCAATCGAAAGCTGAGGAAATTCATGAACAAATGGAAAACTATTTTTCTCGCAAACAAGGTGTCGGGAATATCTGGGTTGAGAAAAAATCTATCCCGCCAGGCGGTCATACACTACCGGAGCTTCCTTATGCTTACAATGCACTTGAGCCCTATATTTCAGAAGAAATAATGAGGTTGCACCATGATAAGCATCATCGTTCGTATGTAGAAGGATTAAACAAAGCAGAATTAAACTTAAAGAAAGCTAGAGACAACAATGATTTTGCCCTAATAAAACATTGGTCGAGAGAATTAGCTTTTCATGGTTCAGGGCATTACTTGCATACAATTTTTTGGAAGAACATGATCCCTAAAGGAGGGGGCAGCCCTCAAGGACTACTGAAAAGGGAGATTGAAAATTATTTTGGCAGTTTCGATAAATTTAAAAAGCAGTTCTCAGAAGCAGCAAAACAGGTAGAGGGTGTAGGATGGGCCATCCTTGTCTGGTCACCACGAGCAAGGCATCTTGAAATATTACAATCAGAACGCCATATGCTGTTAACTCAATGGGACACTATACCGCTGCTGGTTTTGGATGTTTGGGAGCATGCTTACTATCTACAGTATAAAAACAACAGGGGAGGCTACGTTGATAATTGGTGGAATCTAGTGAATTGGAATGATGTAGAAATGAGGTTTGATAAAGCCTCTGAGATTAAGTGGCCAGCATTTTAA
- a CDS encoding YpuI family protein — translation MGNSLVKSQLKDVGGFLTSTIGTLEEYLNNTTISQMEQQLSGDTTYYKLVLSNLRKLLVYCEESLDACSVILQSEPFQKATAEKTLYRIFHQCIEEFFSPKNDAWFEDSRSAYTGRNSIKFFKNVPESVQKLIKGLEGEFQRVREELEYYETDYRTKMIQSK, via the coding sequence ATGGGAAATTCATTAGTTAAATCGCAACTTAAAGATGTAGGAGGATTTCTAACTTCTACGATTGGTACCTTAGAAGAGTATTTAAATAATACAACGATTTCACAAATGGAACAACAGTTATCAGGTGATACGACCTATTATAAATTAGTACTCTCAAATTTGAGAAAATTGCTTGTTTACTGCGAAGAAAGCTTAGATGCATGTTCGGTTATTTTGCAAAGCGAACCTTTCCAAAAAGCAACTGCAGAAAAAACCCTATATCGAATTTTCCATCAATGTATTGAAGAATTTTTCTCACCTAAAAATGACGCTTGGTTTGAGGATAGTCGTTCAGCCTATACAGGAAGAAATTCAATAAAGTTTTTTAAAAACGTACCTGAAAGTGTACAGAAATTAATAAAAGGCCTCGAGGGAGAATTTCAAAGAGTTAGAGAAGAACTCGAATACTACGAAACAGATTACCGTACAAAAATGATCCAATCGAAATAA